The Lactuca sativa cultivar Salinas chromosome 2, Lsat_Salinas_v11, whole genome shotgun sequence genome includes a window with the following:
- the LOC111916002 gene encoding AT-hook motif nuclear-localized protein 10 — protein sequence MSYEASTMNNIRLTYNADGTPSYTHMVQPTSSSPTPDYNNPNGINDGGGDSGENNHALAVTTGINVNGNDVVKRKRGRPRKYAPDGSTPPAAALHGPAAGQSGDFSSPAPSSGKRPRGRPPGSGNKQQPAASGLPGAGFMPHILDVKSGEDVLAKLVWFSQNSTRALCILSASGSISNITLQQTATSGGTVTYEGRFEILSLSGSFMASESEDGQRSRTGGLSVALSGPDGRVLGGNVAGLLTAATPVQVIVGSFIPASQRQVKGGKGNTNNNNEAEVVNAPANHPVSGGSLSLSESSGGGLGSPVGVGQSNNSNPQGMGNNMGWR from the exons ATGTCATACGAAGCATCAACGATGAACAACATCCGATTAACATATAACGCCGACGGAACGCCGTCATATACACATATGGTGCAACCTACGTCGTCGTCACCAACGCCTGATTACAACAACCCTAACGGCATCAACGACGGAGGCGGAGATTCTGGTGAAAACAATCACGCGTTAGCAGTTACGACAGGGATCAACGTCAATGGAAACGATGTAGTGAAGCGGAAGAGAGGAAGGCCGAGAAAGTACGCGCCTGATGGCTCTACGCCTCCGGCGGCGGCACTGCATGGTCCAGCAGCAGGACAATCCGGTGACTTCTCGTCTCCGGCACCTTCTTCAGGGAAGAGACCAAGGGGTAGACCTCCGGGTTCTGGAAATAAACAGCAGCCTGCTGCTTCAG GTTTACCTGGAGCAGGATTCATGCCACATATTCTTGATGTGAAATCTGGAGAG GATGTATTAGCAAAACTTGTATGGTTTTCTCAAAACAGCACAAGAGCTCTATGCATTCTATCAGCAAGTGGTTCAATATCAAACATCACACTTCAACAGACAGCAACATCTGGTGGCACAGTTACCTATGAG GGAAGATTTGAGATCTTGTCGCTTTCTGGTTCATTCATGGCGTCTGAAAGTGAAGATGGTCAACGGAGTAGAACCGGTGGGTTAAGTGTGGCGTTATCTGGGCCAGATGGGCGGGTGTTGGGCGGCAACGTGGCGGGGCTTCTGACTGCCGCCACGCCAGTTCAGGTGATTGTTGGAAGTTTTATTCCGGCGAGTCAGAGACAGGTGAAAGGAGGAAAAggtaatactaataataataatgaagCTGAAGTTGTGAATGCTCCGGCGAACCACCCTGTGTCGGGGGGGAGTTTGAGTTTGAGTGAGTCTTCTGGTGGTGGGCTGGGGAGCCCAGTTGGAGTTGGACAGAGTAATAATAGCAATCCACAAGGTATGGGTAATAATATGGGTTGGAGATAG